The DNA window ACGTGAGGTGCAGCGAGGACCGCACCTGTGAGGTCTGCGACCTTGCGGAGTTTAAGGCCGGGCGGCACCTGTATCCCCCCGGGTGGGCGGAGTCGGCCTACGGGCGGTCGAGGAGATCCGGGCGCACGTGCGTGAGGCTCGCTGGCCGCTGCTCCCGAAGGAGGGCTTCCGGGGCTGGGGGGGCATGCCCGTAGCCCGCACGACGTCGTGGAGGTGATCACAGCGCATGGCCGAGAAGCGTCGCGAGAGCATCCCGTCGCCCCGGGAGCGAAACGGACTCGGAGGCGTTCCTGGAGCTGGGGCCGCTCTTCACGCCGTGGCGCGACGAGATGGCGGCGGTGTTGTGCGACCTCATCCCGGCGGAACCCGATGAGGCGTTCGTCGCCGTGGACGTGGGCGCCGGGGATGCGTGGCTCAGCGAAGCCGTTCTCCGGCGGTTCCCCCGGGCCCATGTCATCGCCTTGGACGGCTCCCTGGCCATGCGCGATGCGGCTCGAAGGCGCCTGGCTGCCTTCGGCGCAAGGGCGAAGGTGCGGCCGTTCGAGCTGGGGAGCCTGGAGTGGCTGCAGGAGCTGCGGGGCCCGGTGCGCTGCTTTTTGAGTTGCCTCGTCGTGCACCACCTCGACGACGCGGCCAAGCGGCGGCTGTTTGCCGCGCTGCGCCGCCGCCTGGAGCCGGGGGGCGCCATGCTCATCGCCGACATCGTGAGGCCGGCCAGCCGGTGGGGATGGCGCCACGCTGCGCGGATGTGGGAGGAGGATGTGAGGCGGCGTTCGCTGCAACTCACGGGCAACCTCGAGGCCTACCAGCGCCTGGCCGGCAGTGACTGGAACTGGTTCGACCACCCCGATGACCCCATGGACAAGCCGGCCACTTCGACCAGCTCACCTGGCTGAAANNNNNNNNNNGAAAGAGGCGGGCTTCATCGGGGTCGACGTGTTCTGGGCCCGTGCGGGCCATGCGACCTTTGGTGGCTTTGCGGCACCTGCGGCCACATGGCCAGCGGCGGTTGCCCGCTCCCACATCTCCCTGTGCGTGCTGGCCAGTTCCGTGGAGTGGCGCCTGCGGGAGGCGTGGGCGCCGTTTTTGTTCGACGACGAGGAGCCCGAGGTCGAGCCCTTCGAGGAGGTGACCACCCCAAGCCCGTTCGATCGCGAAGTCTTTGCCCGGGTTGGTCTCCACTCGCTCGTTTCGGCGGGTAGACGGGAAGCGTCCGCCTGAAACGGCCGCGATGGGCTTCATGACGGTAAACGGGGCATCTTCAGGTTGAGCAACTTCGGCCTGGTACTAATCGGCGACGCAGGCTCTGCCGATTTTACCTGGTGGCGTGCGTGGTGGGCCTGCCGTGCGGATCTTCGGCTGTGGCAGCCTGTTTCGCGGGGTCACTACGGAAGTTATTTTCCAGGGCAAGTAACCCCGTGATAAGGAACCGTGACTTAGCCGGCGTCAGCCAAAACTCGGCGTACTCCACCGGCTGGTCACCTGCCCATTGGCAAAGGGTCACGGCAAGGCATGGACTGCCGGGGTGCACCCCCAAGAGTTCGGCGTTTCGCGCGGACATAGTGGTCAGCTCCATAGTTTCTTCAAGCCGGGTGATGACAACCTCGTATTCCTGCGCCAGGATGTCCAATAGAGGGGCCCCTGTCAGGTCCGCGGTCGCTAGGCCGATGAAGCGGTCGGCCGGGAGCCAGGAACAGGCATGGGCGACGGGCTCACCGTTTGCGTTGAAGACCCGCTCAAAGAAGACAGCCTGCCTGGGCTGCCGAATCGAGCGACCTCCCTGCTTCCAGCGAGCGGCCA is part of the Bacillota bacterium genome and encodes:
- a CDS encoding methyltransferase domain-containing protein, with the protein product MAAVLCDLIPAEPDEAFVAVDVGAGDAWLSEAVLRRFPRAHVIALDGSLAMRDAARRRLAAFGARAKVRPFELGSLEWLQELRGPVRCFLSCLVVHHLDDAAKRRLFAALRRRLEPGGAMLIADIVRPASRWGWRHAARMWEEDVRRRSLQLTGNLEAYQRLAGSDWNWFDHPDDPMDKPATSTSSPG
- a CDS encoding GntR family transcriptional regulator, which produces MPRTGSVLRLAQAPRSRGASTAFRTLPCGWNETREGGPLRLDRQSGVPLYLQIEERIRLGIAQGVWRVGDLLPPEEELCRKLGVSRGPVRQALGRLVQDGIIVRDRRRGTRVVRGIRSHGLILVSPYRAIEVAGLTPTITILAREIRPVPRAVAARWKQGGRSIRQPRQAVFFERVFNANGEPVAHACSWLPADRFIGLATADLTGAPLLDILAQEYEVVITRLEETMELTTMSARNAELLGVHPGSPCLAVTLCQWAGDQPVEYAEFWLTPAKSRFLITGLLALENNFRSDPAKQAATAEDPHGRPTTHATR